Proteins encoded in a region of the Phoenix dactylifera cultivar Barhee BC4 chromosome 3, palm_55x_up_171113_PBpolish2nd_filt_p, whole genome shotgun sequence genome:
- the LOC120110215 gene encoding phytochrome A-associated F-box protein-like → MASASSSSSASPFALLSEDIVLNILAMLEADPRDWARLACTSARFAGLVRGVCCRSRCARALPSAAADLLPSDASPAALHKLSVCCPGLLRAGVLLEHSDFGLERDIGPDLSLPPRHPNSPSTASTAAAAASDPSPPPVTGDDPVSLPCWSLFDDLYFDTVYDPSESSQNPTFPPPDPDSAAKNPILIPREPSQQRRKQRVGPVNAHLASGSWTLSREQGNKLLASRFRGDCLYICEWPGCVHVEEKRRYMLFRGVFKNFKRSRVWRTISDSNRGTIELNCAFCSCNEAWDLHSAFCLRRVFGFHDDGEPVVRAYVCENGHVSGAWTERPMYV, encoded by the coding sequence ATGGCCAGCGCCTCGTCCTCGTCGTCGGCGTCGCCCTTCGCGCTTCTGTCGGAGGACATCGTGCTGAATATCCTGGCGATGCTGGAGGCGGACCCTCGCGACTGGGCCCGCCTCGCCTGCACCTCCGCCCGCTTCGCCGGCCTCGTCCGCGGCGTCTGCTGCCGCTCCCGCTGCGCCCGCGCCCTCCCCTCCGCTGCCGCCGACCTTCTCCCCTCTGACGCTTCCCCCGCCGCCCTCCACAAGCTCTCTGTCTGCTGCCCTGGCCTCCTCCGCGCCGGCGTCCTCCTCGAGCACTCCGACTTCGGCCTCGAGCGCGACATCGGCCCCGACCTCTCCCTGCCCCCTCGTCATCCCAATTCTCCCTCTACCGCCTCCACCGCCGCGGCAGCCGCCTCCGATCCCTCTCCACCGCCGGTCACCGGCGATGACCCCGTTTCACTCCCCTGCTGGTCCCTCTTCGACGACCTCTACTTCGACACAGTCTACGACCCCTCCGAATCCTCCCAAAATCCCACCTTTCCGCCCCCCGACCCCGATTCCGCTGCTAAAAATCCGATCTTGATCCCCCGGGAGCCCTCCCAGCAGCGAAGGAAGCAGCGCGTCGGCCCCGTCAACGCCCACCTCGCCTCCGGGTCCTGGACCCTAAGCCGGGAACAGGGGAACAAGCTCCTGGCCAGCCGGTTCAGAGGCGACTGCCTCTATATCTGCGAGTGGCCCGGCTGTGTCCACGTCGAGGAGAAGCGGAGGTACATGCTGTTCAGAGGGGTGTTCAAGAATTTCAAGCGGTCGAGGGTGTGGAGGACGATCAGCGACTCGAATCGGGGGACGATTGAGCTGAACTGTGCCTTCTGTTCTTGCAATGAGGCCTGGGATCTCCACTCGGCATTTTGCTTGAGGAGGGTGTTTGGGTTTCATGATGATGGGGAGCCGGTGGTCCGGGCTTATGTCTGCGAGAATGGGCATGTCTCGGGGGCGTGGACCGAGAGGCCGATGTATGTTTGA